One stretch of Caloenas nicobarica isolate bCalNic1 chromosome 4, bCalNic1.hap1, whole genome shotgun sequence DNA includes these proteins:
- the CYTL1 gene encoding cytokine-like protein 1: MKMLLSLIALLSAALIANAAPPTCYSRVLSLSKEITESFKELQTSKAVDSCVEMLPSLYLDIHNYCVLAKLRDFVAYPRCERVLEVSELKEKARSLYTIMISYCRRDLVFLTDDCNALENPILPPIEPSIIES, from the exons ATGAAGATGCTGCTGAGCCTGattgctctgctctctgctgccctGATAGCCAATGCAGCCCCTCCAACTTGCTATTCGAGGGTGTTGTCTCTGAGCAAAGAAATCACCGAGTCCTTTAAGGAGTTACAGACATCCAAAGCTGTG GACTCATGTGTGGAGATGCTGCCCAGCCTGTACTTGGACATACAT AATTACTGTGTGTTGGCAAAACTCCGTGATTTCGTGGCTTACCCCAGATGTGAGAGAGTGCTTGAAGTGAGTGAGCTGAAGGAAAAAGCCCGGAGCTTGTACACCATCATGATCTCCTACTGCAGAAGG GACTTGGTGTTCCTCACTGATGACTGTAACGCTCTGGAAAATCCTATTCTGCCTCCCATTGAGCCCTCCATCATTGAGAGCTAA